In Romboutsia lituseburensis, a genomic segment contains:
- the pstB gene encoding phosphate ABC transporter ATP-binding protein PstB, translating to MENNTKLNIENLDLFYGTKQALKNINMNIKEKKVTALIGPSGCGKSTFLRSLNRMNDLIENVTIKGKIEVDEEDIYNSSDVIKLRTKVGMVFQKPNPFPMSIYDNVAYGPRTHGIRDKKTLDKIVEESLKGAAIWDEVKDRLKSSALGLSGGQQQRICIARAIAMKPEVILMDEPTSALDPISTLKVEELIEELKDDYTIVIVTHNMQQAARVSDDTAFFLNGEVIEFRDTKTMFTNPEDKRTEDYITGRFG from the coding sequence AACAAGCTTTAAAAAACATAAATATGAATATAAAAGAAAAAAAAGTAACAGCTCTAATAGGTCCTTCAGGATGTGGTAAATCAACATTTTTAAGATCATTAAATAGAATGAACGACTTAATAGAAAATGTAACTATAAAAGGAAAAATAGAAGTAGACGAAGAAGATATATACAATAGCAGTGATGTAATAAAGCTGAGAACTAAAGTAGGGATGGTATTCCAAAAGCCAAATCCATTCCCAATGAGCATATATGATAATGTAGCTTATGGACCTCGTACTCATGGCATAAGAGACAAAAAAACTTTAGACAAAATAGTTGAGGAAAGTTTAAAAGGAGCAGCTATATGGGATGAAGTTAAAGATAGATTAAAGTCATCAGCTTTAGGACTATCAGGAGGTCAACAACAACGTATCTGTATAGCTAGAGCAATAGCTATGAAGCCAGAAGTAATACTTATGGATGAGCCTACTTCAGCTCTAGACCCAATATCAACTTTAAAAGTAGAAGAATTGATAGAAGAGCTAAAAGATGATTATACAATAGTTATAGTTACACACAATATGCAACAAGCAGCACGTGTATCTGATGATACTGCATTCTTCTTAAATGGTGAAGTAATAGAGTTTAGAGATACGAAAACAATGTTCACTAACCCAGAAGATAAGCGTACAGAAGATTATATAACAGGAAGATTTGGATAA
- the phoU gene encoding phosphate signaling complex protein PhoU → MVNTSLELSINTLKQYTLTMIERCENAVDKAVDCMVRKDLEGSKKVIEEDDEIDTLREYIRDRSIELIALKQPMAKDLRYVYALGNIAIELERIGDYAVNIALETLKIGEEPYIKALIDIPKMAKECKDMLSQVKLALENEDEELCYKIAAQDDRIDDLYVQIHVDCLEIMNQNPATVNQGVRLLFVGRYLERIGDHITNVCEKLIYAIKGDMVEIG, encoded by the coding sequence ATGGTTAATACAAGTTTAGAATTAAGTATAAACACACTTAAGCAATACACTCTTACTATGATTGAAAGATGTGAAAATGCTGTTGATAAAGCTGTAGACTGCATGGTAAGAAAAGATTTAGAAGGGTCTAAAAAAGTTATAGAAGAAGATGATGAAATTGATACTTTAAGAGAATATATAAGGGATAGAAGTATTGAATTAATTGCTTTAAAACAGCCTATGGCAAAAGATTTAAGATATGTATATGCGCTAGGTAATATAGCTATAGAACTAGAACGTATAGGAGATTATGCTGTAAACATAGCTTTAGAGACTCTTAAAATAGGAGAAGAACCATATATAAAAGCACTAATAGACATTCCTAAAATGGCAAAAGAATGCAAGGATATGCTGTCTCAAGTTAAATTAGCGTTAGAAAATGAAGACGAAGAGCTATGCTATAAAATAGCAGCTCAAGATGATAGAATTGATGATCTATATGTTCAAATTCATGTAGATTGCTTAGAAATTATGAATCAAAATCCAGCTACAGTAAATCAAGGTGTTAGATTATTATTTGTAGGTAGATACCTAGAAAGAATAGGGGATCATATAACTAATGTATGTGAAAAGTTAATATACGCTATAAAAGGCGATATGGTAGAGATTGGGTAA
- the gdhA gene encoding NADP-specific glutamate dehydrogenase has protein sequence MENNVKQVIEKVIEDVKVRNKGEAEFHQTIEEVLHSLEGVLVKHPEYINASILERIVEPERQIMFRVPWVDDNGNVHVNRGFRVQFNSAIGPYKGGLRFHPSVNLGIIKFLGFEQIFKNSLTGLPIGGGKGGSDFDPKGKSDNEIMKFCQSFMTELYRHIGPNIDVPAGDIGVGAREIGFLFGQYKRIRDSYDAGVLTGKGLTYGGSLARKEATGFGVVYFVNEMLNYHKDSFEGKRVVISGSGNVAIYAAQKAMEHGAKVIAMCDSAGYIVDENGIDLEIVKQIKEVERKRIKEYVNRKEGAQYVEGQKGIWTVKCDIAMPCATQNDINIDSAKILVENGTKVIGEGANMPCTNEAVEYFLEKGLLVAPAKAANAGGVATSALEMSQNSMRLSWTFEEVEDKLKVIMKNIFEASKNAAEEYGHAGNYVVGANIAGFLKVADAMLSQGII, from the coding sequence ATGGAAAATAATGTAAAGCAAGTAATTGAAAAGGTTATAGAAGATGTTAAAGTAAGAAATAAAGGTGAAGCTGAATTCCATCAAACAATCGAAGAAGTTTTACATTCTTTAGAAGGTGTTTTAGTAAAGCACCCAGAATATATAAATGCAAGTATATTAGAAAGAATAGTTGAACCTGAAAGACAAATAATGTTTAGAGTACCATGGGTAGATGATAATGGAAATGTACATGTTAACAGAGGTTTCAGAGTACAATTCAATAGTGCTATAGGACCATACAAAGGAGGACTTAGATTCCATCCATCTGTTAACTTAGGAATAATAAAATTCTTAGGATTTGAACAAATATTCAAAAACTCTTTAACTGGTTTACCAATAGGTGGAGGTAAAGGTGGATCTGACTTCGATCCTAAAGGAAAATCAGATAATGAAATAATGAAATTCTGCCAAAGTTTCATGACAGAATTATATAGACATATAGGGCCTAACATAGACGTACCTGCAGGAGATATAGGTGTTGGTGCTAGAGAAATAGGATTCTTATTTGGTCAATATAAGAGAATAAGAGACTCTTATGATGCTGGAGTTTTAACTGGTAAAGGATTAACTTACGGTGGTTCTTTAGCTAGAAAAGAAGCTACAGGATTTGGAGTTGTATACTTTGTAAATGAAATGTTAAATTACCATAAAGATTCATTTGAAGGTAAGAGAGTAGTTATATCTGGATCAGGAAATGTTGCAATATATGCGGCTCAAAAAGCTATGGAGCATGGTGCTAAAGTTATAGCTATGTGTGACTCTGCTGGATACATAGTAGATGAAAATGGTATTGATTTAGAGATAGTTAAACAAATAAAAGAAGTTGAAAGAAAAAGAATCAAAGAGTATGTTAACAGAAAAGAAGGAGCTCAATACGTTGAAGGTCAAAAAGGAATATGGACTGTTAAATGTGATATAGCTATGCCATGTGCTACTCAAAATGATATAAATATAGATTCAGCTAAGATATTAGTTGAAAATGGAACTAAAGTTATAGGTGAAGGTGCTAACATGCCTTGTACTAATGAAGCTGTAGAATACTTCTTAGAAAAAGGATTATTAGTAGCTCCAGCTAAAGCTGCAAATGCAGGTGGAGTTGCAACTTCAGCTCTAGAAATGTCTCAAAATAGTATGAGATTATCTTGGACATTTGAAGAAGTTGAAGATAAATTAAAAGTTATAATGAAAAATATATTCGAAGCATCTAAAAATGCTGCTGAAGAATATGGTCATGCAGGAAACTACGTAGTAGGTGCTAATATAGCAGGATTCTTAAAAGTTGCAGACGCAATGCTTAGCCAAGGAATAATATAA
- a CDS encoding FUSC family protein yields MKLQKMGMRTTKTGLAVMLCVILGGLLVESPFYSATACIISMQDTVKGSMKAGVNRVKGTILGGIIGYLIVLIDPGNPILCGIGVMATIYVCNLFKLNKSIVVACVTFLSIHLGIIDSNPAQYSFHRVLDTSIGVVVGVLINYIIARPDYLDSTINEFKQIEKLTVEFIESKIVNKATFEIKKLEKEIKKVESIYSKLVDELNYSRNDVDIEKLGEALCISREIYFHMQSIELLEKKLYLSQENYEKIKELHKLEDIKWDLHESKSPVFNYHLSKIIDEIKLLHKINKSN; encoded by the coding sequence TTGAAATTGCAAAAGATGGGAATGAGGACCACAAAAACAGGTTTAGCAGTTATGTTATGTGTAATTCTGGGTGGGCTTTTAGTTGAAAGTCCTTTTTATTCAGCGACGGCATGTATAATATCTATGCAAGATACCGTAAAAGGATCTATGAAAGCAGGTGTAAATAGAGTAAAGGGGACAATTTTAGGCGGAATAATAGGATATTTAATCGTTTTAATCGATCCAGGAAATCCTATATTATGTGGGATAGGAGTTATGGCAACTATTTATGTATGTAATTTATTTAAGTTGAATAAATCAATAGTAGTAGCATGTGTAACATTTTTATCTATACATTTAGGAATAATAGACTCAAATCCAGCTCAGTACTCTTTTCACAGAGTGCTAGATACATCTATAGGTGTAGTAGTAGGTGTGTTAATAAATTATATTATAGCTAGGCCAGACTATTTAGATAGCACTATAAATGAATTTAAGCAAATTGAAAAGTTAACAGTTGAATTTATTGAATCTAAAATAGTAAATAAAGCAACCTTTGAAATCAAAAAATTAGAAAAAGAAATTAAAAAAGTAGAAAGTATATACTCTAAACTAGTTGATGAATTAAATTATAGTAGAAACGATGTAGATATAGAAAAACTAGGAGAGGCTCTATGTATTAGTAGAGAAATATATTTTCATATGCAATCTATAGAGTTATTAGAGAAAAAGCTATACTTAAGTCAAGAAAACTATGAGAAAATAAAAGAATTACATAAATTAGAAGATATAAAATGGGATTTACATGAAAGCAAAAGTCCTGTTTTTAATTATCATCTAAGCAAAATTATAGATGAAATAAAATTACTTCATAAAATAAATAAATCTAATTAA
- a CDS encoding [Fe-Fe] hydrogenase large subunit C-terminal domain-containing protein: MESINLNTKILYDYKMRLFNELIRLVWEDNLEEIENIPQKVIGEYIYEKFDKETITNLMRITMGLDVSEEYDITLKDLAYEAMNLNEVTQPIISIISEACKYCDRTNKEEECFVKEKHINCNVNNTCSSCGDCVSKCNIGAISDKIQFIPMINLLKDEKCPVYAIVAPAFVGQFGDEVTPGKLRTALKLLGFEDMIEVALAADILTAKEAYEYCEHMKDNPEGYFITSCCCPVWVGMIENNFKNVLPNVSPSVSPMIACGRAIKLLNPIAKVVFIGPCMAKKKEAVIDELKGAIDFVLTFKEVEEIFNSLNVNLADQEDESRVEASFAGRVYAKSGGVSEAIKMSSKRINEAIKFISHSFQGTKECKEGLEKLSNNEINATFIEGMGCVGGCVGGPKRILTVEKGTKHVEYYCKETQMETPFENLNVIQFLTMMGIKRIESLGEKEEEQVLKIFSRNITDNN, translated from the coding sequence ATGGAATCAATTAACTTAAATACAAAGATTTTATATGATTATAAGATGAGGTTATTTAATGAATTGATAAGGTTAGTATGGGAAGATAATTTAGAAGAGATAGAGAATATTCCTCAAAAGGTTATCGGAGAATATATATACGAAAAATTTGATAAAGAGACTATTACAAACTTAATGAGAATAACAATGGGACTAGATGTATCAGAAGAATACGATATAACATTAAAAGATTTAGCGTATGAAGCTATGAATTTGAATGAGGTTACTCAACCAATAATATCTATAATTTCTGAAGCATGTAAATATTGCGATAGAACTAATAAAGAAGAGGAATGTTTTGTAAAAGAAAAGCATATTAATTGTAATGTGAACAACACTTGTAGTTCATGTGGTGATTGTGTGTCAAAGTGCAACATAGGTGCGATATCGGACAAGATACAATTTATACCAATGATAAACCTATTAAAAGATGAAAAATGTCCGGTATATGCGATAGTCGCTCCTGCTTTTGTAGGCCAGTTTGGAGATGAAGTAACTCCTGGAAAATTAAGAACAGCTTTAAAATTATTAGGATTTGAAGATATGATAGAAGTTGCTTTGGCGGCGGATATATTAACTGCTAAAGAAGCTTATGAATATTGTGAACATATGAAAGATAATCCCGAAGGGTACTTTATAACTAGCTGTTGTTGCCCTGTATGGGTAGGTATGATTGAAAATAATTTTAAAAATGTATTACCAAATGTTTCACCATCGGTATCTCCTATGATAGCCTGTGGAAGAGCTATAAAATTATTAAATCCAATTGCAAAAGTAGTATTTATAGGACCTTGTATGGCAAAGAAAAAAGAAGCAGTTATAGATGAACTAAAGGGAGCGATAGACTTTGTTTTAACTTTTAAAGAAGTAGAAGAAATATTTAATTCATTAAATGTTAATTTAGCAGACCAAGAAGATGAAAGTAGAGTAGAAGCTTCCTTTGCAGGACGTGTGTACGCTAAAAGTGGAGGTGTTAGTGAAGCTATAAAAATGTCATCTAAGAGGATCAATGAAGCTATAAAATTTATAAGTCACTCATTCCAAGGTACAAAAGAATGCAAAGAGGGACTAGAGAAATTAAGCAATAATGAAATAAATGCTACTTTTATAGAAGGTATGGGATGTGTAGGAGGATGCGTTGGTGGCCCAAAAAGAATCTTAACAGTTGAAAAAGGGACAAAGCATGTAGAGTATTATTGTAAAGAAACTCAAATGGAAACACCGTTTGAAAATTTAAATGTAATTCAGTTTTTAACTATGATGGGGATAAAAAGAATTGAATCGTTAGGAGAAAAAGAAGAAGAACAAGTACTAAAAATATTTAGTAGAAATATCACAGATAATAATTAA
- a CDS encoding polysaccharide deacetylase family protein → MKYKSNISIIVSIICIAIIGSVIGFNYFKGNVKETSNYTENNEVASLIRDNTLTEIIKKSITPEQKGPIPRTGKIAYITIDDGPSKYTNEILDILEKNDVKATFFMIDGNMKLHKDEVERIQEDGHSAGFHSVSHDIKQLYKTPQNTLKEFETCENTFYSITGEISKLIRLPYGSKPYMPDASHELLKENGYKMWDWNLDTQDWRATTDIIVSNVLYYGRDNPNLVVLMHEKEQTVKALDSMIKVLKDRGYEIMPITEDTQPHNYWDKNL, encoded by the coding sequence ATGAAGTACAAATCTAATATATCTATTATTGTGTCTATTATATGTATAGCAATAATTGGTTCAGTAATAGGTTTTAATTATTTTAAGGGAAATGTCAAAGAAACTAGTAATTATACAGAGAACAATGAAGTGGCAAGTTTAATAAGAGATAATACACTTACAGAGATTATTAAAAAATCAATAACACCAGAGCAAAAAGGTCCAATACCAAGAACGGGAAAAATAGCATATATAACTATAGATGATGGACCATCAAAGTATACAAATGAAATCTTAGATATACTAGAAAAAAATGATGTTAAAGCAACTTTCTTTATGATTGATGGTAATATGAAACTTCATAAAGATGAAGTAGAAAGAATACAGGAAGATGGACATAGTGCAGGATTTCATAGTGTGTCACATGATATAAAACAATTATATAAAACTCCTCAAAATACATTAAAAGAATTTGAAACATGTGAAAATACTTTTTATAGTATAACAGGGGAAATATCAAAATTAATAAGACTTCCTTATGGAAGTAAACCTTATATGCCAGATGCATCTCATGAATTATTGAAAGAAAATGGATATAAAATGTGGGATTGGAATTTAGATACTCAAGACTGGAGAGCTACTACTGATATCATAGTAAGTAATGTACTATATTATGGACGAGATAATCCAAACTTAGTAGTACTAATGCATGAAAAGGAACAAACTGTAAAAGCTTTAGATAGTATGATAAAAGTGTTAAAAGACAGAGGCTATGAAATAATGCCAATAACAGAAGACACACAACCTCATAATTATTGGGATAAAAACTTATAA
- a CDS encoding valine--tRNA ligase yields MENTNLPKTYNPKDFESRLYSKWVEDGLFKSKPNPNKKPFTIMLPPPNITGQLHMGHALDHTLQDILIRWKRMDGYEALWQPGTDHASIATEVKVVERIKEQEGKTKYEIGREEFLNRAMDWRNEFGRKIVDQMKQLGDSCDWDRERFTMDEGCNEAVTEFFVKLYEKGQIYRGNRIINWCPDCKTTLSDAEVEHEEHDGKFYHIKYPIKGSDEFLEIATTRPETMLGDTGIAVNPEDERYKHLVGKHAILPMIGRDLIIVADDYVDLEFGTGAVKMTPAHDPNDFEVGQRHNLEKINVMNEDGTMNKLAGKYEGMDRYECRKQLIADLDEAGYMIAIKDHNHNVGSCYRCKTVVEPRLSDQWFVKMDELAKPALDILKKKDLEFVPDKFDKTYTQWLENIRDWCISRQLWWGHQIPAYYCQECGEVVVAKEMPKQCKCGCTNFKQDEDVLDTWFSSALWPFSTLGWPNNTEELNYYYPTSVLVTGYDIIFFWVVRMAFAGMFCMGETPFEHVLIHGLVRDSEGRKMSKSLGNGIDPLEVIDQYGADALRFMLATGNSPGNDMRFYMERVEASRNFANKLWNASRFVFMNIDEEIMEGVTRESLEANMTLADKWIISRANNVIKEVTENMNKFDLGIAAQKIYDFAWSEYCDWYIEIVKPRLYSEDKEAKQTALYTLTYVLEKILKLLHPYMPFITEEIYTHLPTVEGSIVVAEFPHYNESDNMAKEEEMMNLTMDGIRNIRNVRAEMNVPPSKKAKVIIVPTAEKKEAMESGKDYFVTLASASVVEIVEDETNIPEDAVSVVIEGVKIFIPLDELVDFTKELDRLNKEKAKLEGEIKRVNGKLSNQGFLAKAPESLVNEEKAKKEKFEEMMNSVVERIANIEAKMK; encoded by the coding sequence ATGGAAAATACTAATTTACCAAAAACGTATAATCCTAAAGATTTTGAATCTAGATTATACTCAAAGTGGGTTGAAGATGGATTATTCAAGTCTAAGCCAAACCCAAATAAGAAGCCATTTACAATAATGCTTCCACCGCCAAATATAACAGGGCAATTACATATGGGACATGCACTTGACCATACATTACAAGATATACTTATAAGATGGAAGAGAATGGACGGTTATGAAGCTTTATGGCAACCAGGAACTGACCATGCATCTATAGCAACAGAAGTTAAAGTTGTTGAAAGAATAAAAGAACAAGAAGGAAAAACTAAGTATGAAATAGGAAGAGAAGAATTCCTAAACAGAGCTATGGACTGGAGAAATGAATTTGGTAGAAAGATAGTAGACCAAATGAAACAGTTAGGAGATTCTTGTGACTGGGATAGAGAAAGATTCACAATGGATGAAGGATGTAACGAAGCTGTTACTGAGTTCTTTGTGAAACTATATGAAAAAGGTCAGATATACAGAGGAAACAGAATAATAAACTGGTGTCCTGATTGTAAGACTACTTTATCAGATGCTGAAGTTGAACACGAAGAGCATGATGGTAAATTCTATCACATAAAATATCCAATAAAAGGTAGTGATGAATTCTTAGAAATAGCTACAACTAGACCAGAAACAATGTTAGGAGATACAGGTATAGCTGTAAATCCAGAAGATGAAAGATACAAGCATTTAGTAGGTAAGCATGCTATACTTCCTATGATAGGAAGAGATTTAATAATAGTTGCTGACGATTATGTTGATTTAGAGTTTGGTACTGGTGCAGTTAAAATGACTCCAGCTCATGACCCTAATGATTTTGAAGTAGGTCAAAGACATAATCTTGAAAAGATAAATGTAATGAACGAAGATGGAACTATGAATAAGTTAGCTGGTAAATACGAAGGTATGGACAGATATGAGTGCAGAAAGCAACTTATAGCTGATTTAGATGAAGCAGGATACATGATAGCAATAAAAGACCACAATCATAATGTAGGTTCTTGTTATAGATGTAAAACTGTAGTTGAGCCAAGACTTTCTGATCAATGGTTCGTTAAAATGGACGAGCTTGCTAAGCCTGCTTTAGATATATTAAAGAAGAAAGATTTAGAATTCGTTCCTGATAAATTTGATAAAACATATACTCAATGGTTAGAAAATATAAGAGACTGGTGTATATCAAGACAATTATGGTGGGGTCACCAAATACCAGCTTACTACTGCCAAGAATGTGGTGAAGTAGTTGTTGCTAAAGAAATGCCAAAGCAATGTAAATGTGGATGCACTAACTTCAAGCAAGATGAAGATGTTCTAGATACATGGTTCTCTTCTGCATTATGGCCTTTCTCAACTTTAGGATGGCCAAACAATACAGAGGAATTAAACTACTACTATCCAACAAGTGTACTTGTAACTGGATACGATATAATATTCTTCTGGGTAGTTAGAATGGCATTTGCAGGAATGTTCTGTATGGGTGAAACTCCATTTGAACATGTATTAATACATGGACTAGTTAGAGACTCTGAAGGTAGAAAAATGAGTAAATCTCTAGGAAACGGAATAGATCCATTAGAAGTAATAGACCAATATGGAGCAGATGCTCTAAGATTCATGTTAGCAACTGGAAATTCCCCAGGAAATGACATGAGATTCTACATGGAAAGAGTAGAAGCATCAAGAAACTTCGCTAATAAATTATGGAATGCATCAAGATTTGTATTCATGAATATAGATGAAGAAATAATGGAAGGTGTAACTAGAGAATCTCTAGAAGCTAATATGACATTAGCTGATAAATGGATAATATCAAGAGCAAACAACGTTATTAAAGAAGTTACTGAGAACATGAATAAGTTTGATTTAGGTATAGCAGCTCAAAAGATATATGACTTTGCATGGTCAGAGTACTGTGACTGGTATATAGAAATAGTTAAGCCAAGATTATATTCTGAAGATAAAGAAGCTAAACAAACAGCTCTATATACATTAACATATGTATTAGAAAAGATATTAAAACTTCTTCATCCATATATGCCGTTTATAACAGAAGAAATATATACTCACCTTCCAACAGTAGAAGGAAGTATAGTAGTAGCTGAGTTCCCTCACTACAATGAATCTGATAATATGGCTAAAGAAGAAGAAATGATGAACTTAACAATGGATGGTATAAGAAACATAAGAAATGTAAGAGCAGAAATGAATGTACCACCATCAAAGAAAGCTAAGGTTATAATAGTTCCAACAGCTGAAAAGAAAGAAGCTATGGAATCAGGTAAAGATTATTTTGTAACATTAGCATCTGCATCAGTAGTTGAAATAGTTGAAGATGAAACTAATATACCTGAAGATGCAGTAAGTGTTGTTATAGAAGGTGTTAAGATATTCATACCACTTGATGAATTAGTTGACTTCACTAAAGAATTAGATAGATTAAACAAAGAAAAAGCTAAATTAGAAGGCGAAATAAAGAGAGTTAACGGAAAACTTTCAAACCAAGGATTCTTAGCTAAAGCTCCAGAAAGCTTAGTAAATGAAGAAAAAGCTAAGAAAGAAAAGTTTGAAGAAATGATGAACTCTGTTGTAGAAAGAATAGCTAACATAGAAGCTAAAATGAAATAA
- a CDS encoding PH domain-containing protein, with amino-acid sequence MAGNLFGKIAADTLGLSDIGKIIEPKDFDKVDGDDYIMHEDGEKIFFVIKSKSDEYVFTNRGLLHVDGASAVSKKRTVERHEFYYEKVHSVTLETAGTVDLDIEIKFNFGNQAFSIDVDKNQLEQLKDLYKALVEIGKLQGKNYISIEDGTNGLKMANEALSRCVIEGNVTNIVHDLTNFNLDWMEALRKKYSNKDFTEVFEKYINN; translated from the coding sequence ATGGCAGGGAATTTATTTGGAAAAATAGCAGCAGACACATTAGGATTATCAGATATTGGAAAGATAATTGAACCTAAAGACTTTGATAAAGTTGATGGTGATGATTATATAATGCATGAAGATGGAGAAAAAATATTTTTTGTAATAAAGTCTAAATCTGACGAGTATGTGTTTACTAATAGAGGGCTTTTACATGTAGATGGAGCAAGTGCAGTTAGTAAAAAAAGAACAGTAGAAAGACATGAATTTTATTATGAAAAAGTTCATTCAGTAACTTTAGAGACAGCTGGAACTGTAGACTTAGATATAGAAATAAAATTTAATTTCGGAAATCAAGCATTTAGTATTGATGTAGATAAAAATCAATTAGAGCAATTAAAGGATTTATATAAAGCTTTAGTTGAAATAGGAAAACTTCAAGGAAAAAATTATATATCAATAGAAGATGGAACTAATGGCTTAAAAATGGCAAATGAAGCTTTATCAAGATGTGTAATTGAAGGAAATGTAACAAATATAGTACATGATTTAACTAACTTTAATTTAGATTGGATGGAAGCATTAAGAAAAAAATATAGTAATAAAGATTTCACTGAGGTATTTGAAAAATATATAAATAATTAG
- a CDS encoding GNAT family N-acetyltransferase: protein MIQKLSEKDRELVLSYVGKQPSINLFLIGDIEQFGFDKDFQDVWGNFDDKGNLKGVLLRYLNNFIPYYEDDNENLDEFKEIIKSYNGKKLISGKKDLLYKFDGILKNQKSRDTYFCELRDKENLIKYDESVKLAIGKDAKRICDILNTIEEFDTSEHNENIIRDRIEDKSGRAYYIEKDKNEIICIAQTTAENSKSAMVVGVATRFGYREKGYMSKCLSKLCNDLLSEGKSLCLFYDNPKAGKIYNKIGI from the coding sequence ATGATACAAAAACTGAGTGAAAAAGATAGAGAATTAGTGTTATCTTATGTAGGTAAACAGCCAAGTATAAATTTATTTCTTATAGGAGATATAGAACAATTTGGATTTGATAAAGATTTTCAAGATGTCTGGGGTAATTTTGATGATAAAGGAAATCTGAAAGGTGTTTTGCTTAGATATTTAAATAATTTTATACCATATTATGAAGATGATAATGAAAATTTAGACGAATTCAAAGAAATTATAAAATCGTACAATGGCAAAAAATTAATATCTGGAAAAAAAGATTTGCTATATAAATTTGATGGTATTTTAAAAAATCAAAAATCAAGAGATACATATTTTTGTGAACTTAGAGATAAAGAAAATTTAATAAAATATGATGAGAGTGTAAAGTTAGCTATAGGAAAAGACGCAAAAAGGATATGCGATATATTAAATACAATAGAAGAATTTGATACATCTGAGCATAATGAAAATATTATAAGAGATAGGATAGAAGATAAAAGTGGTAGAGCTTATTATATAGAAAAAGATAAGAATGAAATAATTTGTATTGCTCAGACGACTGCTGAAAATAGTAAATCAGCTATGGTAGTAGGTGTTGCAACTAGATTTGGTTATAGGGAGAAAGGTTATATGAGCAAATGTCTTTCAAAACTTTGTAATGATTTATTAAGTGAAGGTAAAAGTTTATGCTTATTTTATGATAATCCCAAAGCTGGTAAAATATATAATAAAATAGGGATTTAA